The following are encoded together in the Pleurocapsa sp. FMAR1 genome:
- a CDS encoding TPM domain-containing protein — MANAILKIKQNIGIGIVGWLVMFAPSPSHALTVEEVPNPRKTDNGWVTDMADILSDRTENQLNQMISQLESDDGTEIAVVTVPETSPSASPKEFATKLFNYWKIGKADRDNGILFLISTSDRLAEIETGYGMEEILPDAKVGNIIDTQIIPKFKQNHFNEGTLAGTKKLIATVKTSADRQSAVTKVNPEEPELKFSSFPFTFPIILMMLPILLGLLFYFIHRSRKLFIEPNETRKRIEKDDNHLPIFCAKCKQKMQKVEDTEIQNLLSESEKIAQEIGSIKLESWKYSSCSQQPIIFIYTSDPSISVESIAHLSSSSSSNSSRSGISGGTSAGDISSGSSSGGASSGSSSDGASSGSSSGGASY, encoded by the coding sequence ATGGCAAACGCTATTTTGAAAATCAAACAAAACATCGGCATTGGTATAGTTGGTTGGCTGGTTATGTTTGCTCCATCGCCTAGCCATGCTTTAACAGTTGAGGAAGTACCCAATCCTAGAAAGACTGATAATGGTTGGGTAACAGATATGGCAGATATTCTCAGCGATCGCACAGAAAACCAACTCAATCAAATGATTTCTCAATTGGAAAGTGACGATGGTACAGAGATTGCTGTAGTTACCGTTCCCGAAACATCTCCAAGTGCATCCCCAAAGGAATTTGCGACTAAATTATTCAATTATTGGAAAATTGGCAAAGCCGATCGCGACAATGGCATATTGTTTTTAATCTCAACTAGCGATCGCCTAGCGGAAATCGAAACGGGGTATGGGATGGAAGAAATATTGCCTGATGCTAAAGTCGGCAATATTATCGACACGCAAATTATCCCTAAGTTTAAGCAAAACCATTTTAATGAAGGAACTCTGGCAGGAACTAAAAAGTTAATCGCTACCGTAAAAACTTCGGCAGATCGACAATCAGCCGTAACAAAAGTTAACCCAGAAGAACCAGAATTGAAATTTAGCAGCTTCCCATTTACGTTCCCAATTATATTGATGATGCTACCGATATTATTAGGTCTTCTCTTTTATTTTATACATCGTTCGCGTAAACTATTCATTGAACCAAATGAAACAAGAAAACGTATCGAAAAAGATGATAATCATCTTCCTATTTTCTGTGCCAAGTGTAAACAAAAGATGCAGAAAGTTGAAGACACTGAAATACAAAATTTATTAAGTGAATCAGAAAAGATTGCTCAAGAAATTGGCAGTATTAAATTAGAAAGTTGGAAATATTCTAGCTGTAGTCAACAACCTATTATATTTATCTATACTTCTGATCCATCTATTTCTGTGGAGTCTATTGCTCATTTATCTTCTTCTTCAAGTAGTAATAGTAGTCGTAGCGGTATTAGTGGTGGCACCAGCG